The nucleotide window ATAAATGTTCATCTAAAAAACAAATGTTCGTGAATTTAAAAAAATGCCTAAATTTAAAAAGAATGTTTGTCGATTCAAAAAACTGTTCTGATTCAAAAGTATTTTATATCTAGGATTTGATTTGATTAGTTTTTGGTAATTCTTTATATGTCTTGGCGTTGCCGAGTAGTCGTGGTTGATGAGATTTGTTTTTAaagttttaaatatttccttgcGCGAGACAATGACAAATGTGTCCAGAGGCGGAGGACGAAAAAAATTTAAGGTGTGGCGAACTTTTAAGTAAAAAATTCATGTGAATCCTCAGAAGAATAACCAAATATAGGAGAATAACAAAATCATTAAGCCAGCCACCAGACATCTTGTTGCATAACTCGATCTTGATGAttttcaaggagttgactatgaaaAGGTTTTTGCATCTGTTGCTCAACTCGAGACGAGGCGGCTGCTCCTAGCTATGGCAACACAAGAGGATTGAAAGGTTTTTGTATGAATGTTAAATCTGCTTTCCCCAACAATGATCCCATAAAAGGAGTGTATAGGGAACAACTTATTGGCACGAGAAAAAAAGGCAAAGAAGAGAAAATTTGCAGGCTCAACGAGGCACTATATATAAAGGCTAGCGACCAAGAGCTTGGAACAAAGTTAGACCAAAGTTTGACATGTCTCATTTTCAAGAGATATTCGTTTGAGCATGCAGTCTATACAAGAAAATCTAAAAGTTCAACCTGCTAGTTGAAGTGTATGTCAACTATCTGGTTATAACCGAAAATAGCATGTTGGTCTATCCCTAGTCGCATAGTCGGTAACGCTTTGAGCACGATAAGTCACTTATGTACACTAAAAAAAATCCAAAAAGGTGCAAATTGCATGCGTCATCAAAAAATTCTCCATTTAGTTTTCTGATTGCAAGTTACGAAAAGTTCTGTCGAGAGCAAACTACCGAAACAATCGATCAGATCGTTGTGCAGTGGAAGATGCAGTTAGACGTGCATGTGCTAGACAGCACATCAATCAAGCTACTTGCTTGTGTGCTTCCTAACTTTGCATATAGTACGTGTGCTGTGCTTGGCAGCACATTAATCAAGCTGCGTACTTGTGTACTTTCAATCTGGGTTTGCATATACGTGCGTTGCGCTTGGCTAAGGGTCTAACAAACAATATATGCCACACCTTGCCCACTGGAGTCCTCCGCCAGTGAGTGTGTCATGCAGTGACAAGCTCATTGTTTACTACGTTGAATGCATTGTGATCACGTGGATATCACATCCATCGAGAGTCAGAAGAAAGATAATTGGCAACATGGTGAGCCATTGTGTTAAAATAGAGGACACTCATATGTTGGGTATTGAGTCATACTTATTTGACTAACATGTAATTTTTTTTCTTCCGTTACAAAGCACGGGCATGTTTGCTAGTGTATAACAAATCAAATAGCTACCCcttagaaaaaacaaaaacacTATTTTTTTTCTAAATAACTCAAACTCAGAAGAGCTAGCGCACACATAAACCATGCCGCGCTCTAACTCGTTTCCTGCTTCGTCGACTCCCGTGTCCGTCGTCTGAAATCACGTTTCTTGTCAGTCTTATTTCTCCTTTTCTTTCACTTCTCTGGGTGCCTCTACCATCGACAACCAGTCGTCGTGTCAAAGACAAGCAGAGTTTTATTTTCTTACCCCTTCACCTTTCGACAAAATAAGCCGCCCACAAGCGCTGGCCCAACATGACATCCATGAAATTGAAGGAAGGATACATCTTACTACAATGCATGCATGTTAGGGCATCACCAACGCTGATCCGTAAATTTGATGCGGCATCTATTGACGGAGAGAGGAGACTAGTCCACGGACACTGATGCCAAAGACGGCCATCTAAAGCTAGCCACATATGTCTGCTTACATTTCAAATGAATGTATCAAAAATGAACAAATTTGATTCAAACTCAAACAAATCGGACGATATTCATTTGAACTAGGATAGATTTTACATAAAACCCCATGATATTTCGTCCAATGAACTAAAAACCTTAAAAAAACGTAACCCTACACTACCCTATACTTCACGGTGATCTCGTAGGCCATGTCGGGCTGGCCGGCGGCTCCTTAATCATTGTCGCCAGATCCGGCGTTAGAGTCGTTGTCATCAGGCTTCAGACGAAGGAAGGGGCGGCATCACGGACCGGTCTGGGGCCCAGGCGTACACCAACACACGGTCCGCGGCAATGTGTGGCGGCGGGATGTCAAAGTCCGTGAACTTCGAACGGCATGTCACATTTCACATGTGCCGCCAGCACCGCTCCCTGTTCGTGTACTCCTGCACCATTAGGGCGCTTCGGGACGACGaacagccgccgccgccgccaaggtATTGGTGAATGTGATCGCCCGCCTTCGCGGCTATCACATTGGGCACGAGCGGCGGCAAGCGGCGCTCCTTCTTCACGCACCGGGGCTGCGGAGAGTTCGCTCTTTATTCACGCATCGGGGTGGCGGCGAGAGGGGCTCCTCCTTCACGCGGCATCCAATTTGGACGCCGCAGTTGTGCTACTGAGAGCGTGGAGGGAATGCGGACTCCGGCTTCACAGGAAGGAGTGTTCCCGGAGGCACCACCGAGCCGTTTAGGTGGAGGATAGAGCGACGGAGCATCAGTTCCATTTGCTGCTCATACTCCTTGTCCGTGGCAGTGTACACCTGGCCTTGCATCGCGCGTCGTGGACTGCTGCGGTGGCAGCTGGTCCTCCTTGTCGCCGGAGGAGAGGACGATCTCCTCCATCGAGGATCAGCCCGCCGATGAGGATGACGGGCCCAAAGTTCGAGCTACATACGCATTGAAGCGGCGACTCTCGAGAGGCCGCGTCGGTCAGCGCCGCCTTTCCGTCCGGTCACATCAGGCGACATCAATGCCGGTCGCTGCGTGCTCTGGGCCGGCATTGATGCGGCGTGGGAAGAGGTGCCTGCATCGGAAGGAAAGAGCGGACGACATGGGTGGGATTGTTGGGTGGACCACGGTTGCCAGACGGGGATGTGGCAGCGGACCAGACGCCCGCAAAGTTCCCCCTATTTTCTCTCTGGTTTGCGGGAAAATGTACGTCTAAACCGCTTGGCGGAACGATACAAGACCGCGTTGAATGACACAATCCCCATGTTCCGGACATATGCGGGCAGTTTAAGGGTTCGCGTTGGAGATACCCTTAGTGTATTGGCATAAATGCCTTTCACAAGCATGTTGCATAGCGTGCATGCATCTATTGTCCATCACTACTTAAAGATTCTGACCAAGTTTTTTCTGACATAGTACAGACGCAGGCCGGGAACATCTCCTCGCATCATCTGGAATCTtgaaataaattcaggaataaatgcgagcaccaggacttAATCCTGATGGGTTGGGGATatcactgtccacctaaccatccAACAACAGATTGTTTTCTGATTCTGACCAAGTTTATGTTGTTTTAAAGTGTTACCTAAAGTTttatctatttatttattttgttttgatgTGTATTATATAGTGTTGCGTTGTGTGTCAGCAAAATAAGATCGTATTTGTTGAATCTCTATCTACTTTATCAGGTTTTTTCTTGTTTCAGAATGCATCTTAATGTCTTGTAATGTCTTAATCTTAAAAGAGTATCACATGGAAACCAAGTTATGGTGAAAACCATGTGAAAACAGTGTTTTGAAGTTAAAAAAAAACGGGGCCTTGCGAGTGTGATGTTCTATTAGCATGTGAAATTCTCAAGTTCATACACATTACCATTGACGTGGTACAAAAGAAAACAACATAAACATTGAATAGTGCCGAACAATAAACATCATTAATTTTTTCTATATTTTTTCATAGCTCGTAAATGGTAATGTGTTTAAACTTGGAGTTTCTCATGCCAATAGAACATCACTCTCTTATCATTTCCATTTTTCAGTTTTCTTCTTAAACTTTCAAACGAAGTTCTCTTTGAAACTTGGTTTTTATGTGATATTCTCTCGGTATCTTATACCACTAAATTCCAGATGTACAACACACATTCAACGGTGGATTAATGCACGCTATATAGCAATAGAATGTTTGGTACAAAAACCACTTCCGTTGTGCTTCCATTGATAGGCGAGTCGGGAAACGTGAAAAATCAAGTAAACATACCATTTATTTCCCTTGCGTGCTTCAGACACACGAAGTACAAAACTCATGAGCAACATATAATCCCATTTTTCTTGGCACAGTAGATGCCAACTTACCACCCCATGCGTACATCGTCCTTAACTGATACAGGCTACTTGACAAGCGCTTGGACTTTCGTGCGAGCTTACCTAATTAGTGGTGCTGAGGGTCCGGGCCGCCGGGGCTGGACCTCTTGGACTCTGAGTAAGGCATGGCCGCTCTTCCAGCTGCTGACTGCCGTGCGCTACTCGCCACGGTCGTCGCCGCCTCCCTCGAGAAGACGGCGGCGGCATTGCTCCCACCGGCCAGCATTCTCCGGCCAGCCACCGTCACCTGCAGGAGGTCAGCCTCGCAACGTGAGGCAGCagacagcagcagcagcaggatGAGCACGGCGCACACCGCCGGCATGCTCCTCGACGTGCTCAAGCTGGACGCCATGAAGTGTATGAGCCTATGAGGTAACGCTGTAGCTAGCTAGCTAGATCCGTCGTGCTCGTGGAATGGAATGCTACCTCGCACTAGAAGAGTAGACTGCCGGTGGTGGTCAGTTTGGTACGACGTAGCTGCACGACGCTGAGCTGATTTATAGGGGGGCGAGCGAGCGGTTTGCCGTTACCACAAAACACTAAGCGTTGGCGCCATGGGTGGAGAGATGGCCTGTGTCGCACTCGCACTGACAGCGACGAACGAGCGACGAGAGGGTAATGACCTCATACCGTCACTCACCGGACGAGAACGGGGGGCCGGCAACTTGATGCTCGTGGCCCCGTGTGATCGATCACATATGATATATGCCTTGTTGCAAATACAAAATTGGCAAGTTGGAGGAGAAAAGAGgcctttctttttctttggaCCCTCCCGATCGGATTTTCAGGAAGGAGAAATCTCCCATTACAGCAATAGATATCCATGcatgttttcttttttttagaaaaaagcTCCATTCATGCATGTTTGACATTGTTTGTTGGACCAACCAACCATCATTATCGATAGGTTTCATTACACCATTGGAATGACATGAGCAATTAAATCCATGGGAATGGGTATCTTGGGCCATTCCAGATCACCGCGGGCGAATCATGGGCCGCCGTAATCTTCATCCGGGCACATGCATATCTCTCACCGCCTGCCTCTTGCCACCACCACATGATGAACTTTGTCCACACTACTTACTCCGTACGTAAGCGCGCACGTACGCCATTGTTGATATGTCAAAGAGGTTGCGTCCACGCACGCACCCATTTGTAACTCCATCGACCTTGCCAAATTGGAGTCTGAGATCTATCGGTCGAGTCATTGAGCTAGGCAAGAGCTTCCCATTCGCCTAACTCGTAAAGGCGAGTAACCACCCTAGCTAGCTAGCTATACTATGCATACGGCATACCGACAGCTCGTTGGCCGTCGATCCGTGCATGAGTAGATCAGTGCATGCAAAATGCCCTCTCTCAGCTAACTCGAACCGGCCATGCATGACGACCAACTCGGTCACTTTCCACCGGCCCGTCAATTGTATAATAGGACGGAGCAATGGATGGAGTTCTAGGTATGGCTCCAATGGCGGCCTGGTTAAACTACCGTGAGACCCCCCACGGCATGCACTATGGCCATGgccgtgcatgcatgcacgaagGTGGCCGGCCATTGGAGGCTTTCCCCCCATAGGGCCATGCGACTCTCGGGCGCCAGAGAAGCCGGATGCGGCAACCAGGGGAGAGCCATATATGGGCACACCCTTGTGATTAACAAACATGGGACGGAGGTACACCGATCGAGTGCTGCTGCATTATTGTCTTTTCGGAGAAGAAAAGGAAGTGTTATGGGGCATGGGGCACGAAGGAAAATGTGCAGATACAATTCTTTGACACAAGTGAATGGCAAGATTAGCTGGAGCAAGACCTGACCAGTGTGTGGTCTTCTGGTTCTGGAGATGCATGTGAAAAGGCACCCACGGGTGAAAAGGAAGAGGTGGTTCTTCACGGTGATGATCCCAACGTTCCAAAAGAACAAGTGATTATCCCAGGGCCAAGTTGCAACTCGCAACTCAGATAGAAAGAAATACAT belongs to Triticum urartu cultivar G1812 chromosome 7, Tu2.1, whole genome shotgun sequence and includes:
- the LOC125524553 gene encoding CLAVATA3/ESR (CLE)-related protein 3-like, producing MASSLSTSRSMPAVCAVLILLLLLSAASRCEADLLQVTVAGRRMLAGGSNAAAVFSREAATTVASSARQSAAGRAAMPYSESKRSSPGGPDPQHH